From Mastacembelus armatus chromosome 13, fMasArm1.2, whole genome shotgun sequence, one genomic window encodes:
- the samsn1a gene encoding SAM domain-containing protein SAMSN-1a, protein MLQRTASNVSDKAKSSKPKRSTSFGRFEGLRHHSPQAKPEENGTTMLTEECESSDPNKSAGLGKKMKAISLTMRRKMAKKHNKSFSEETGDDTDKDPEVETEGLPAEKNSAKTRNSLESLYSGQSLSSGVTSESNGSGQRDSLRLEEDGSYQGQFCGRARVHTDFVPSPYDTDSLKLKVGDIINIISKPPMGIWTGMLNNKVGNFKFIYVDVLVEKEEEEEVPKIRQQKLCKRPRPKTLLELLERLNLQEYASALLLNGYQTVEDLMHLQEKHLIELNVKDPEHRRRLLAAAECRYTEGDDVRDVEEHKSSHSLQEEDSDCPRDSGCFIPSECSDSKEDADQLTDAVNS, encoded by the exons atgttacaGAGGACAGCATCCAATGTGTCAGacaaagcaaagagcagcaaaCCAAAG CGGTCCACAAGCTTCGGCAGGTTCGAAGGTCTTAGACATCACTCACCACAAGCCAAACCAGAGGAAAATGGAACAACTATG CTTACAGAGGAATGTGAAAGCTCAGACCCAAACAAATCAGCTGGACTGGGGAAGAAGATGAAGGCAATTTCACTGACAATGCGCAGAAAAATGGCCAAGAAGCACAACAAGTCTTTTTCTGAGGAAACA GGCGATGACACAGACAAAGACCCGGAGGTGGAAACAGAAGGACTTCCAGCTGAGAAAAACTCTGCAAAGACAAGAAACTCCTTAGAAAGTCTTTACAGTGGCCAGAGCTTGTCTA gtggTGTGACCAGTGAGTCCAATGGTTCTGGTCAAAGAGACAGTCTGAGGCTGGAGGAGGACGGATCCTACCAGGGACAGTTCTGTGGCAGAGCTCGTGTCCATACAGACTTTGTCCCCAGCCCGTATGACACAGACTCCCTCAAACTCAAG GTGGGTGACATTATCAACATCATCAGTAAGCCTCCGATGGGCATCTGGACAGGCATGCTAAACAACAAAGTGGGCAATTTCAAATTCATCTACGTAGATGTTTTggtggagaaagaggaagaagaagaggttCCCAAGATCAGACAACAGAAACTGTGCAAAAGACCTCGACCTAAAACGTTGTTGGAGCTACTCGAGCGACTGAATCTCCAG gAATATGCCTCTGCATTACTGCTAAATGGTTACCAGACAGTGGAGGACCTGATGCACCTGCAGGAGAAACACCTGATCGAGCTGAACGTCAAAGACCCTGAGCACAGACGCAGGCTCCTCGCTGCTGCTGAATGCCGCTACACAGAAG GTGATGATGTCAGGGATGTGGAGGAGCACAAATCCTCCCACAGTCTACAAGAAGAAGACAGTGACTGTCCCAGAGACTCGGGCTGCTTCATCCCATCTGAATGTTCAGACAGCAAAGAGGATGCAGACCAGCTCACAGACGCTGTTAACTCTTAA